Part of the Actinomycetes bacterium genome, CGCTCGTAGAAGAGGTGCCGCTCGTAGTCCAGCGGGGGGACGTCGCTGAGGTGGATCCCGGCCACGGCCAGCGTGCCACCCCGGTCCAGGGCGGCGAGGGCGACCGGCACCAGCTCGCCCGCCGGGGCGAACAGGATGGCCGAGTCCAGCGGCACCGGCGGGCTGGCGTCGGCCGCGCCCACCGACGCCGCTCCGAGCTCCTCGGCCAGGGCCCGGTTGCCCGGGCCGCGGGTCAGCACGTGCACCTCGGCCCCCTCGGCCATCGCGAGCTGCGCGGTGATGTGCGCGCTGGAGCCGAAGCCGTAGATGCCCAGGCGGCCCCCCGGCGGGAGCGCGGCCCGTCGCAGTGCCCGGTAGCCGATGATGCCGGCGCACAGCAGCGGCGCGAGCTGCTCGTCCGGCGGATCCTCCGGAAGCCGGTAGGCGTAGGCGGCCGGCACGTCGGCGACGTCGGCGAGCCCGCCGTCGGCGTCCCACCCGGTGTACTCCGAGCGCGGGCACAGGTTCTCCCGGCCGGTCCGGCACCAGCGGCAGATCCCGCAGGTGCGGCGCAGCCAGGCGATGCCGACCCGGTCGCCGAGAGCCAGGTCGTCGACACCGGAGCCCAGGGCGACGACCCGGCCGACCACCTGGTGGCCGGGGATGGTTGCGGCGCGACGTACCGGCAGGTCGCCCTCGACCAGGTGCAGGTCGGTGCGGCAGAGGCCGCACGCGCTCACCCGCAGCCGTACGTCGCCGCCGGCCACCGGCGGCAGCTCGCGCACACCGAGGGTCAGCCGGCCCTCGGCCGCCGGTGCCGGCCGGTCGAAGGACCACGCCCGGGTCGTCATCGGTACGTCGTCCCGGCTCGGCCGCGCCCGGTCGGTCATCGCCCCTCCACTCGCCCGCTTCTCCTGCTCGCCCGTCATGCCACACCCTCGCGCGCCGCGGGGCCAGCCCCGCCGGGCGCGACGACCCGAGCCGAAAGACCCTTGTGGCGGTCGCCGCGGGCGGGCACGGTGGCGTGGGGGAGTGAGGAGGGCCCGATGCAGGCCACGGTGGGTGACCGGATCATCGTGCACAGCACGCACGTCGACGAGCCGGTGCGGGACGGCGAGGTGCTGGAGGTGCGCGGCTCGGACGGCGGACCGCCGTTCCTGGTGCGGTGGTCGGACACCGGCCACGAGGCGCTGGTCTTCCCGGGCCCGGACGCTGAGATCCGCCACACGTAGCCCGGGTGGCGCCCCCGGACGGCCGTCGGGCGTTGACCCGTGCCGCGCCGTCGGTCAGGGTCGGACCGTGGAGTCGTGGCGCGGCGGGGACCTCTACGAGGCGTACATGGGCCGGTGGAGCCGGCTGGTCGCAC contains:
- a CDS encoding zinc-dependent alcohol dehydrogenase family protein, which encodes MTGEQEKRASGGAMTDRARPSRDDVPMTTRAWSFDRPAPAAEGRLTLGVRELPPVAGGDVRLRVSACGLCRTDLHLVEGDLPVRRAATIPGHQVVGRVVALGSGVDDLALGDRVGIAWLRRTCGICRWCRTGRENLCPRSEYTGWDADGGLADVADVPAAYAYRLPEDPPDEQLAPLLCAGIIGYRALRRAALPPGGRLGIYGFGSSAHITAQLAMAEGAEVHVLTRGPGNRALAEELGAASVGAADASPPVPLDSAILFAPAGELVPVALAALDRGGTLAVAGIHLSDVPPLDYERHLFYERDLRSVTSNTRQDGTELLALASRAGVAGVRVHTTTYDFADTDRAVQDMAAGRVSGSAVVVL
- a CDS encoding DUF1918 domain-containing protein, which gives rise to MQATVGDRIIVHSTHVDEPVRDGEVLEVRGSDGGPPFLVRWSDTGHEALVFPGPDAEIRHT